GTCCAGACCCTCAGGAAGTGTGGCAAAGTAGCAAAAATTGTAAGtaaagcactgagcagctccttcagtgggagactgcagcacccacggtgtgggacggagagatttcgcaggcctttcctccccactgctgtcagactccacaacaaagactccaactgatcaaacacacacatccacactggtgcaataacactaagtgcaatacttttctggcatcgttgtatttttactcagttgtatatagcatttgtattctatttttatcttattgtatattttattctattttattctactgtatatagtattttattctattctgtacagttgtgtactgtatttattcttattgtattctaatttttgcttcataacttttgcactgtccacttcctgctgtgacaaaacaaatttcccacgtgtgggactaataaaggttatcttatcaatctctcttttaaaaaagaatctACTCTTCACATTAGGAATTAGGATTTTTCTTAACTGGATCTGTTTGTGCTTTTATGGAAAAATTCAGACAGTCAAGAGGCCCAGAAAGGTTCCAGTCAATGTGCTCAATCGTCAGCCATCACCTGACGACAGAGTCTTCAACAATGACTACAATGATGACTACAACTATGATCAAGACCGACGTAGCGTGTACAGCGCTAGGAGTGGCGGAGGCCGGGACCAAAGCCTGGAGAGGGAGCGAGGCGGCTACATGGACTCCGGCTACCACACACGTGATCGTGACTATGACCGGCGGGAACGTGGCAGGAGCACAGAGAGAGACCTCAGCCCGGACCGCCAGTACCGGCGAGATGGCAGCAGAGGCCGCACTTTGGATAGAGAGTACAGCCCAGATCGCCGCTATAAGAGCGAGCATGCGCTTGACCGTGACTACAGCCCAGACAGAAGGTACCGCAGCGACCGCACATTAGACCGAGATTACAGTCCTGATCGGCGTTTCCGCAGCGATCGAGCCCTCGACCACAGCCCCGACCGACGCTACCGAAGCGACCGAGCCCTGGACCGCAACGAGAGCCCCGATCTGCGCTACAGGCGTGACAGTCCAGGACGAGGCCGCGGCCGCGATCAAAGCTACGATCGAGGACTTGACCGCATCGCAAATGAGCCGCGGAAATATGACGAGCCAATAAAGCGAAGTGCAAGCAGGGACCGCCTTGAACGCACACCGTCACCTGCTGCCGTGCCCCTCCCTCTGCCACGCCCTGCCCGGGATCTGGAGCCGCTGGAGAAACCTGTGAATGTGCTACTGCTGAAAAACCATCCCAACGAAGGTGAGACGCTAAAAGGCTGTCAGATAAACAAAACATGTGAATGGTTCTCTTCACCTTAAATGAAAAGGGTTACAGTCTCTGTGGGTGGCACGGAAAGCTAACCTTTACTAAAATTCAGGTTAAATCCTATTTTTAtgttaatgaataaataacaaaacaatcTATGTTGGAGGGTTGTGAACTTTTTCCCAATTCTGAACTAAGACGTAAGAAGAAGTTTGAGAATCACTCAGTTAGGTTCTTATCTGACATATAGAATGGTTTATTATTCAACATAGAAAGGTTAACCGCTTTCCTACCAGGTTATCTGGTGTCTTCCTCAGCTGATACCCTTCTACACAACCATTTGGCAAATCTCACAAAGGTAGCTGCCAATAGCACTTGTGCATCTGCAAGCCTATTGGAAACCTGACTCCTGCCCCAgctcttcctttttctgtttctatttTAATTTCATATCTGTTGCCATTTATATCTGCTCTGTTCTGTAGTAGGGGGTTCCTTCATATGCACAGGGAAGGGCATGGTGATCCCAAAACAAGGGTTTAAGTGGTCCTGACTAGAGTTTTGTTACCCATTTCTAAGTATCTTTGATAtcataaaaaagtaaataaaacctGTACAGCTATTTGGGAAAGAAACCCCCTCCTGCATTTAGCACAAAATAAGTGGTGTCTgccacaagaaaaacaattggCAACAAATTTGATAAATGTTAAGCAGAGGAAAGGATGCACTTTATTTGAAGGTTTTATTAAATGGATGCAAAATGGAAATGTCCTAATTGTACGTTTAATTGTTTACTCAAGCAATTCTAGCGAGAGAGAGAGTTAATGGAGGCACGGCCATGTCAGCATACATCACCACCAGCTGATTTCAGCATATCAGCAGATAAAATGGCTTGTACCATTCATCAGTTTGGCGCTTGCTGTTTActggctttatttttaaattgaggtgaatttcttcacttggcacagaaatgcataaaacaaaatgaacagTTGGAAAAGTGATCACAGTGCTTATAGGTAAATTCTTATTTTAAACATCAGCCTAGTATATCAGTGCATCATTTATACAGATGTGTCCAGAGGCATTTTGGTCAGTGACCGTTAATAAACCCTTCAGAGGTCGAAAAGTGACCTGATTAATTTTTCCATTTGTTCGGTCATGCCAGGTTATCTAGACTGTGAATGTCAGATATAATTAAAGTGGAGTTGGGTAAAATAAggtaaaatatttgtttgattatttacacataaaatatatgtgtgatttgtgtttttgcagaatATGGCCTTCGTCTGGGCAGCCAGCTCTTCATCAAAGAGATGACCAGCACAGGACTTGCCAGCAAGGATGGAAACCTGCAGGAAGGGGACATTATTCTGAAGGTAGGGTGGTGTATATTccttatttgttattttttttgctcattAACCGTCCATTTCTGACAGTTCAAATGAAtccttatttatattttactggGCTTTCGCTCAGCATCATGGGTCACGCTTTGGATGAAACGATCCGGTCACACAGGGTTAAAGACACTGCGTAGCAACTACAGATCGCTAGGGGAAATGAGTATTTCCTGACCAGTTGTTGGCAGTCGATGTGAAATCGATGGCTACATCGCAGTCACGCAAGACTAATGACTAGTTTGTGACCCCATGGCCCAGCTGTCGCTTTGGAAAAATGAGTATTCCTCAGCTGGTTGCTAAAGCTTGCTGGTATTTCCTCAGTAAGATTGCAAAAAGCTGTATATACCTCTGCACTGAAACTTTCCAGTTGCCTTGTTCACTAGTAGGTTGCTGACAACACAGACACTCTGTAAAAGTTGTTGGTTTCAGTGATATGGTGCGAAATTTAGTTTGAAGGTGAGTATTCTCGATTTCTGGTTTGCATTACACTTTCTTAAGTTACAGCTCCGGAAGCAATCAAGAGCAGGctgagaaataaattatttcccTAGTGACCAGTGGTTGCCAGGAGTAGATGGGTCTCTGACCAAAGTCAGTGCTAGTATATTGTAACCTTGGTTTCTGCCGCTTCAGTTGCTTGGTTGTATTCCGTATCCAGGCACAGCTGACAAACAGCctctaatttctttcttttatgttAAAGTGCTGCAAAACCGTGCTGTAACACAGCTGTCATCTGTTTGCTTTCAGTCTCTTTTGTTTATGTCTTCCACTGAGAGAGAGTCAGAGCTGCAACATTGGGTAGCGGAAGTGTAACATCTTTTAGCAGAAAAGTACCATTGTGTAAAATAAGAAACATGCGTTTAACAGAGTAGTATTTCGTACTAGAAAGGGCAGCAGCGATTAAACATTTAGTCGACAAGTCGCCCACATTCCTATCAGTACCTGGGAGAAGCAGCTGCCACACAGAGGCAGGGCAGAGTGGTCACTTTTACATTTGTCTCATATTAAACAAGATGAACAAGATTTCTGAAAGTTTCAAATAACAAAGGCGGCGTGTGTAAAGGTAATCTCAGTGAACCAACGCTCAGGATTCACACTGCTTTAAAAGCTcagttttaaacttttttttttccccctactgTTTGCTCTGTATGATATCAGTGAGAGGGGGGTGTCCCAAGTGTGGTCATGTTTGGCACAGAAGCACCAACAacctgctgtttttaaatggtaTTTGTGTGAATGGCAGTCGTCTTAAAATGAGGGTGGAAGAAGCTAAAAGGATGAACTTAGGGACTGCATTTCCATTTAACTTCAGCATTTAGTAAGCCACCATTGAATTTGAGCTATTTTATTCCATGGGGTATTTCTGAattgtgttttaatgttttcaaaaaaatgtattttgtttttgctctttgatttatttatgttttttattttagcttctgtcattttttttttttttaatcttttatgtGGACTGTTGTAAATCAGTTTGATTTCTTTACCCTATTTAAttgagctctttttttttttttttttttttaaccttattgCTTTGTTCTACTTTAGCTagccatttttgttgttgtgtttttgttactttttggcTGCTTTTGTCTCCTCTGCCTCTTTTGACTTGTATCTTTacagtgtaaaataaataaggattattttaagCTTTAACAAAAATCTGGAGCTGGACATATGCCGAATAGGTTCAGTTTAAAGATCACCCATCTcaatgacatcatacagagtcaagaacagaaaaaaagtatCTGAAACTGACTGTTTAAAGCAACCTGAAGCATGAGTGAGCTTTTGGCTCACGGAGATTAGTTATGTGCTTACCTGATTAAACCTTTGACCATGTGTAATATCAACATTTGTAGTTGTGATAGTAGATGTTTGTATATAACATTAGGAAAAGCATAATTCCTTTTTAAgtgtacaaaatatttaaaaactgtaaaacattGCATGCTTTGTTTGTGTGATTCGTGAGTGAGAAGCGTCTGCACATCTCCTAATCCCCTCTGTCTCTGTCAGATTAATGGGACTGTGACAGAAAACCTGTCTCTCAGCGATGCCGGGAAGCTGATTGAGAAGTCCCGCGGAAAGCTACAGCTGGTGGTGCAGCGAGACAGGAAGAAGATCCTGGTCCGAATCCCGCCAATGGTCGACAGCGACTCGGAGCTCGACGGTGAGAGAAACTCGAAACTGAAAAGCAGCAGGTCCTATGCCGTGTAAAGGCACACCTGGCGAGTGGCCATCATCATCTCcatgatcatcatcatcttcatcattttatatatatatatctagaaATATAAACCTCATTGCATTATGAACTTCTAATGAATCAATTGTGGAAACCTTAATGCCATTAATGTTTCTGTACCTGTCAATCAAATTTGTTCTTAATTCTTAAAATAAAGGCTTTACTTACATCaacttttagttttatttaaatattatttcacATACACATATTCCACAAAGCACTACGAGCTAACCATATTCAGCACATCATCACCATCCCCTCCACCCTCTTATTGCTCACCCCTTTATACctgtttttattgtcacatgaCCAGATGGCATGCTGTTATTGGTCGGGAAGGATAGAGATAAGTGGTGTGAGTGGATTGTTCACTGACCAAATGTTTGCCGGGAGGAGGGGGGGATAGCACGAAGACTTGTGACCCAGTTTGACTGgtttggggtgtgtgtgtgtgcgcgtgtgcatgtgtgaaagtGCTCATTCGCCTCTAGCGGCGTGATCTAATCCCCTATCATAATCCTGCTACTGGATATGACAGAATTTCATTATGTTAAGGTTCGCACCGCTGCAGCCTTCTGGTTTCTACCATCCAGCACCCTTCTTTGTAATTCTGTTTGAGGACAATAGGGACCGACTGACTGAAAAAATTAAGATTTTGAGGTCTGACAGGTACAAATCACCTTAAGTGCACATGTGTAATTTTACTTTGTAATGGTATTACTGTGCTTATTCCTCCCTGCCCTGGAGTATAACATAGAAGTGCAGTCTAGCTTCCACACCCTGAATGCTAACATTGAAACATCCTGTTGAGTTTTAGTGCTCCTCATCATCATTGTAACCCCAGAAACTGGTATTTGCATATCTAATTGGTGTGGCTACTCATCTGGGAACAGTGCTCTGACCTTCATTTGTCTGAGAGCTgtgttgccccccccccccgcttccATGACCCAGGGGCCTTTTTGAGCCGAGCAAAGGCCATGTTATGTAATTTACAAAACAAAGAAGCACCAAGGAGAGATGCAGCATTTTACTCTTTCTGATAAAGTTTATAGGCTTTACTACCTGAACACAGAggaccccaccccccacccccatagCTGCTTGACTCTTGTGTGGTTTCACAGGAGTTGTGATATTTTTCATCATCCTTGTGTGTTTCAGATATCTCTGAGATCGAGTCGTACCGCTCCTATTCTCCACAGGATGACAGACGGGCCCACCACTCTGACCTCTCCTCCCATTCCTCCAATGAGAGACTTCGAGACAAGCCCAGGTACACTATCATTAAAGGCCAATTCTGGTATATTTCAAGCTGTAAAAGCTTTTAATGAGCTTTTCCTCTCAGCCTCAGGGCTCAGAGACTACATCTGTACGATGCTCTGAACCAGATGGCATGTAGCTGAGGTGTTTTGGGCATGTCTTATCAGGAGGGAGGAGACCCCAGAGCAGACCCGGGACATGCTGAGACTGTCTCTTTGCTTGCTTGGGAACTCCTTTGCGTCTTCCAGGCttgggagagggaggtctgggaaTCTGCTTTCCTGTGAAATCAGAAAATgcgatttcagttttatttttatagggggaaaaatagaaaaagaataCAACAATCAGATAATACTCTATGAACAAGCACTGGGTGATCACGGGAAGGAAATTTAACAGGAAAAGATTTCCGGCAGCAtcggctcagggaggggcagccatcacCAGGAATGTGCAATTAGGAACATAACACAAACTGTACCTATTTATTTGGCCGTTTGACCTTTTCAAGGATATTGGTGTCTATGACACCAATCCTAGTATGAATCCTAGCCCCTCCTTTATTGTTTGaccctttttatttttcatgaagTCGAGCACAGTGTTCATTCGGTTCACCAAGTTGAACTCAGTCACATTCCTATGATATCAGCTGATCTCAGTGCTAGCCCACATAAACTAATGGTTCAACCGATATCTTCCTGAACATCCTGTTTTTCAGTCTTGTAGAGAATCCTGTTTAACTTGCTTTAGCCTGCTACCGTTgctgcatctaaaagctgcaacCCCCATCCACCCGTGCTCCTTTTCGTGCTTATTCATGTCATATCTGCCATCCATGCCTGCTCTGTTTTGGACTAGTTGGTCTTGCAACTGCTGCTTTCCCCATCTCAGGATTTCCACTACACACGTGCATATGGAAGGACAGGAAAGTCTAAGAACAGAGCTGTACTCCCAAATCTTACTGCAGAAataaagttcttcttttactttcgTGGTCCTGACTGAGTTAGAAGATTTTGTGGCTCCACAGGTTATGCCAATTTGCACTACACACCTCTGCTCCAAAGATTTGTGGAAGATAAACTGAACTGGGTTGGGCAACGACTCCAAATCAACTGGAATGTTATATAGGtcatttcaaatgtttctgagtctgacaaaaagcaaacacacaaagtttAATCCTTGAAGAGCTGGGTCTGTATTGTTTTGGCAACTGCTTGTGACCTTGTGTCTCATTTTCATTCATAGGAAAGAATTATAATTAACATTTCCTCACAACAAAAGATTTGTCTGCCTGctctacaaacaaacaaacaaaaaccacaatcatctaaaaaatgattttaagtgttgctttgttttgtgcttttcttAATTCTAGATAACACAAAAGCATTGAGCTCTGCTTTGGTCAGTCATTTATTACGAATGAATTAAATACACCAGAAACAAATCAGGATAATGTAGGATTATGCTGATTTTATGCTTCATGAAGCTCAGGCAGCCCGTCACATCAAATATCGGAAAAACCACCATGTTATTAAACCAAACCGGAAAAGGAGTCATAATTATATCAACCgaattaaatgtgtaaaatgcttcttttaaactttccaaaaaTTTGGGATATTACTAGAGAGGAACCGCCTAGCAGGCTGGCAAAAATGGGTGCCATGCCGACCCCATTCAGAGGTGCCGACAGAGACGTTGAAGATAAGGCTGCTTTGCACGCAGAGAGGGAGGAGCCACGCTCCGAGACACCACCAGGTAAACATGATTTCGCCCTGAATATACAagactgtaaaaaataaataagtcaaaTCAGACAGTTGAATTGAATACTGACTGTAAATGATTTTGTTTCTGCAGTACCAGCTGCCAGTGTCGCCCCAAAGGTTCACGCTCCCCCTAAAGTGCCACTAAAGCCAAGTGCAGAAGACCTGGAAATATACGGGTCAGTATTAGttagttgttgtttgtttgtttgtttgtttgtttgtttgtttgtttgttttaattgagTTGCTCAAACTCAAATTTACTCAAAAACAAGAAGCCAGCTTGGTTGTCTCCGTCATAAATAGACTCTACCTTTGTCAACTGTTGTTTCCATGTTTCCATAATGCAGGCCGAACACGGTGATGGTGCGTTTCCAGAAAGGTGACAGTGTGGGTCTGCGGCTGGCGGGAGGAAATGATGTCGGCATCTTTATCGCCGGTGTTCAGGAGGACAGTGCAGCAGAGCAGGAGGGTCTCCGGACAGGAGATCAGATCATGAGGgtacagcatgttttagttcCACATTTAAACCCTGCACACACAAGAGTGCTGTGTCTGAAGTTggagaaaaaagacagaagCTTCGTCTTTGAGACATATATCAGGCCAGATTTCTCATTTTATTTCCTATTGTGTGCTTCAGGTGAACAACAGAGACTTCAGAGGCATGGTGCGTGAAGATGCTGTTCTCTACCTCCTGGAGATTCCTAAAGGAGAGGAAGTTACCATTCTTGCACAGAGCAAGCCTGAAGGTACTGGACTGGATAAAGAACAGTTGCGCAAACAGTACTAATGCCAAAACCGTCCTGTGTTAAAGTATatcacatagacacacacagaataTGATAAAAAGTCTTAGTAGTCTTGTATGAAGAGCCAGTGGCTTGCTTGCTTTTCTATTtcctgtaatttatttatttttatgataaTGGATGAATGAGGAAAAACAAGAGGCCCAAATTTGAGCCATGTGGGATGCCAAATAATGGTGGGGGGGTATttttagcttctgttttcttctatttttgcCAGTGTATAAAGATGTCTTAGCATCTGGCAGAGGCGACTCCTTCTTCATTAGAACCCACTTTGAATATGAGAAGGAGGCCCCGCAGAGCCTTCCTTTCTCCAGGGGGGAGATCTTCAAAGTGACGGACACACTCTATGATGGCAAACTCGGCAACTGGCTGGCAATCCGTAGTGACAAAAACAACCAGCTGTTAGAAAAGGGAATCATCCCCAACAAGAGCAGGTATGCAATGATGATCATCTTTGTGCAGACAGCCtttctgccccctgctggctatcAGAACGTGATGGctatgttttttgttgttgtttttttattttaaatataaatatttcaagtttttaatttttttttttttgtattaaggATTTGGCTggatattttatcattttacatgTTCTTTCGCTGGTAAGAAATCTGCATATCATCGTGTGAGCAGTCTAACTAGACAAAGTCatatattttcttgttttcgATATCAGAGCAGAGCAAATGGCTAACGTCCAGAATGCTGCACGGGCTGCATCGGGCAATGACAGAGGAGACTTCTGGAGGATGAGGGgccaaagagctgcaaagaaGAAAGATTTGCGCAAGAGTCGAGACGACCAGGGCAACGTTCCGGTTACACGCTTCCCCGCCTACGAGAGAGTGGTATTACGTGAAGGTATCCAGGAAACACTTTCACCCTGCAATTTTACCTGAGGCATTTTGCAGAGGTCCTCGCTGTGCCAGGACTTCTGAATtaattctttttgtttcatttagcTGGTTTCAGGAGACCGGTGGTGATATTTGGGCCCATTTCTGACGTGGTTAACGAAAAACTGGCTACTGAACTTCCTGATCAGTTTGTCATTGCTAGTAAGTATCACGACCGCCTGTAAATAAACATTAGCACTAACAGAAAAAGATTTCTGTAGGCTTTCTTTACTCTGTTCTTGTTTGTGAGTGGTTTTTATCTCCTCTTTCAGAAACTGAGCCCAAGGATGCAGGAAGTGAGAAGTCCTCGGGGGTGGTGAGATTGAACTCTATCCGGCAAATCATTGAACAGGTATGGTATAATCATTAGAAGATAATGACGCTGTATGAACACTAGTGCAGTGGCTGTTATGGGAGTGCGCAACACCCATTTTATATTGTTACAATTTATTATTTCcccaatttttttatttttatgtcccCTAAACACCATTAAACCAGAGTTGAATAATAGTGGCTCAAAAATATAAAGCTTCAGATATCAAGCCAAAGATCCCCAGCGTAATTTTGGGTGGATCCTTTTGGAGTTGCATCAAAACTCCAAAGGGATTTGTTGCATCAGAAGCATAAAAATCTGCCAACAGTGGAGCATCTAAGAAGAAAGAGTTAAAGAATAACTTGTGCAGCCATGTTTGTTGGAACCCATTTGAATTTTAGACTAAGTGATCTTTTTTATAAAAGATTTGACCTCATAGTTTCATCCACCTGTTTGAGGGCTAAGAATTAAAATAGGGTAGGGTTGTTAGTCTGTTCTGGTCAGCTAAtcaaaatttaattttaattgagATTTTGCTTTCCAGCTATTACCCTTTATTACCTTCCATAAAACAAGTCATCATAGAGCGCTTCTTTACATGCTTTAGTGCCGTTTTGTGCAGAATTTCAACTTCCTCTACATCAAAACAACCTTTATATCCCAAAGTCCATAGTAACCAAATAAACTGCTAAAAGAGACAATGTCATAGTTGAAATTCACCTGCAGAGTTTGAAGTGGCTCAGATGAACAGCTGTCGAGAGTGACTAACAGAGATTTCTGTGCAATTATTACTCATCATCCGACATATaaccatgtttttcttttttattattctccTGCAGGACCGTCACGCTCTGCTGGACGTGACTCCCAAAGCTGTGGACACCCTGAATTACACTCAGTGGTACCCCATCGTCCTTTTCCTGAACCCTGACAGCAAACAAGGTCTGAAGACCATGAGAAACCGCCTCATACCCGGATCCAACCGCAGCGCACGCAAACTGTATGAGCAGGCCCTTAGGCTGAAAAAGAGCTGTTCACACCTTTTCACGGGTGAGTTTTATGTGATTTATGGCATGGTTGTCCGTAGTTAACTTGTGattaatcagatttttttttttttaatcaactgtAACTGCCCTTAACAGGatagttttcatttttctaataTTCTTACCAGCATGGGGCGGAAAATATACATACTTTATTCACATTTATGCTTATAATTATTGCAACAATCCAAATAATGACAACTACTACTGAGAAAACCCCCGGAGGTACTGCATGCTCATAAAATACACTGAATGTACGCAACAATTCGCTTCTTTCTCCATTTCTACTCACCATCCACAATGTAACTGAGGAAACCACTTCCAGACAACCCGATCTACAGGTCACAGAGCCCACATGCGTTAATCGCGTGTCAAAAAGCCAATAGAGGCGTTAAAAGGAATTTGCGTTGACGTGGTATTGTCATGTTAACTTTGACAGTACTAAGTATTATGAAATCTTTTTCTtcctatattttttttcttttaagaattttttgttttgttttttgtctgttagaCACCATCGACTTGAACTCGGCCAATGACGCATGGTATGGCAGTGTGAAAGATTTAATTCGGGAGCAGcaagacaaagctgtgtgggTGTGCGAGGGCAAGGTGAGTGTCAGTGAACTTCTGCAGACCACTTGTTTTTGTGTGAATTTGACTGTTTCTTACACCCCTTCGCTTTGCTGTTACTTTCTCTCCTCAGGTGGATGGTTCAGAGGAGGACCTAGATCTCCAAGACGACCGCATGTCCTACCTGTCGGCAATGAGTGACTACCTCAGCATGGACAGCCGGATGACCAGCGACTACGATGACACAGCGGACGAGGGCGGGGCGTACACTGACAATGAGCTGGACGAGACACTGGATGAACCCCAGCCCGTGTCGGCCATCAGTCGATCATCAGAACCTGTACTGCCCGACGAGGTGGGCGTGTCTGCCGATAGACACTCTTCTTTTCCCCAACGTTGTTAatccatcatcatcactgttaaAATATCTACTCCAACCCCTGTGACCCTTCTCTGTGTGCCGTGTGTTTGTGTAGCGGCCTCACCCTGAACCCCGTGTACGTATGAGAAGAGAGGTGAACAGAGAGCCAAGCCCTCCCCCTTCTTTCGTCCCTGAACCCCCAAAGGTGAGAACCTCTCCCTGTTTTCCTCCCGTCAGACATCACTGTCGCTACACTTTCTTGTGGTCTCTCAAGCTGCATCTCAATTTAAAGTCTTTAGACCTTTCAGTTCTTGGCAAGACTCGAAGTACCATCAGATCTGATTCAAACCAAGCTGGAAATGTCTGAGGGTAGAACTGTCTTCTTTGGACTTCATTTAGTGCCGGTGTCCATTTCAGAACTTTTTCTtgataaataacaaaaactcTAATCTAGATGAATAAAGTTGCCCTTCTATACATCAGTTAAGAGTGCATCCAATAAAGGAGGATCTATTTAAATTGCTTCATTTGGTACTTCCTCTGCAAGCCGCTTTGGAACCCACCTGCACCTTGTACTCCTCCTCTAATTGATGTTTCTTTCCACATATGCACATATGTACCTGCAAATATAAGGGACTGAAGATGAGGGGGAAAAACACCTTTTGTTGCCTAAACCAGCTGTGACTGAAATAAACTTTCTCACACTAAGCTGataaaaatgttcaaaactCCTGCCTGCCTTATATTTGGAAGTGGCTCttccttaaaaaacaacaaaccacaTCCTGTAGTTGAGCAAATGATCACAAatggttcttttttttgtttgtttgtttgtttcaggttCGTGCTCAGACTCGAACTGACTCCACACGGAGCTACGAGTCACACTCCAGCAGCACCATCAGCAGCGACGCAGTGGGCGGAAACAAGCCGCCTCCCCCTCCCGTGAAGCCTGTGAAGCCCACTATCACCCGCCAACCAGTGAACCAGTCGTCAGAAGATCAGAGTCCGGGGAAAGACGACGAAGTGGAGGACCCCGCCAACAAATCCTTCCTGGGCAAGGTTAGACTCATTTATTGatttaaatgaattaattattttttattttattcttatacCAACAAGGCAGCTATCTGGGGCAAAAAGTCagacttttttatgtttctttctTCCCTTGCTTTAGAAGATTTCACTCTGGTATTATATCAAACTTATTCCCTTCtcctccttttgtttttttttttgtttttttactttctctGCATCTAATGTGAAATAGAAAATGGGTGACCAGGtaactacaaatttaccaaCACGTGTTTCCAACCCTCCCTTCAAATCCACAACAGCTCGTCATGCATCACAAATGTTCCCATTAATAAATCTCATTATGTATTTGCGTATTTACAGACACTCTTGTCTGTAAATGTTTCATCTGACAATCACTTCCTTGTGAGTTACACCATGTGA
The Maylandia zebra isolate NMK-2024a linkage group LG7, Mzebra_GT3a, whole genome shotgun sequence DNA segment above includes these coding regions:
- the tjp2a gene encoding tight junction protein ZO-2a isoform X3, with translation MKFKKFITIMQAAMGIVPLNKRELLPPGRKLWRPPGDQPGSDQTSTDLLKCSRKFCWSREAQYLYLRRLSSRSFSAIMMNPVMEETVWEQYTVTLHRDSKMGFGIAVSGGRDNPNEDTGETSIVVSDVLQGGPADGLLFENDRVVQVNAIPMDGAIHSFAVQTLRKCGKVAKITVKRPRKVPVNVLNRQPSPDDRVFNNDYNDDYNYDQDRRSVYSARSGGGRDQSLERERGGYMDSGYHTRDRDYDRRERGRSTERDLSPDRQYRRDGSRGRTLDREYSPDRRYKSEHALDRDYSPDRRYRSDRTLDRDYSPDRRFRSDRALDHSPDRRYRSDRALDRNESPDLRYRRDSPGRGRGRDQSYDRGLDRIANEPRKYDEPIKRSASRDRLERTPSPAAVPLPLPRPARDLEPLEKPVNVLLLKNHPNEEYGLRLGSQLFIKEMTSTGLASKDGNLQEGDIILKINGTVTENLSLSDAGKLIEKSRGKLQLVVQRDRKKILVRIPPMVDSDSELDDISEIESYRSYSPQDDRRAHHSDLSSHSSNERLRDKPREEPPSRLAKMGAMPTPFRGADRDVEDKAALHAEREEPRSETPPVPAASVAPKVHAPPKVPLKPSAEDLEIYGPNTVMVRFQKGDSVGLRLAGGNDVGIFIAGVQEDSAAEQEGLRTGDQIMRVNNRDFRGMVREDAVLYLLEIPKGEEVTILAQSKPEVYKDVLASGRGDSFFIRTHFEYEKEAPQSLPFSRGEIFKVTDTLYDGKLGNWLAIRSDKNNQLLEKGIIPNKSRAEQMANVQNAARAASGNDRGDFWRMRGQRAAKKKDLRKSRDDQGNVPVTRFPAYERVVLREAGFRRPVVIFGPISDVVNEKLATELPDQFVIAKTEPKDAGSEKSSGVVRLNSIRQIIEQDRHALLDVTPKAVDTLNYTQWYPIVLFLNPDSKQGLKTMRNRLIPGSNRSARKLYEQALRLKKSCSHLFTDTIDLNSANDAWYGSVKDLIREQQDKAVWVCEGKVDGSEEDLDLQDDRMSYLSAMSDYLSMDSRMTSDYDDTADEGGAYTDNELDETLDEPQPVSAISRSSEPVLPDEVRAQTRTDSTRSYESHSSSTISSDAVGGNKPPPPPVKPVKPTITRQPVNQSSEDQSPGKDDEVEDPANKSFLGKKMGDQIKAFEKMDHLARAQRLLELQEAENARLEIAQKHPDLYAVPVKLPKPNLSRPQPIGSSSIPEPQTPSRPPYSESRGHEDDEDDYRRQLADQTKRGYYNPQKYKDTEL